A single Halarcobacter anaerophilus DNA region contains:
- a CDS encoding efflux RND transporter permease subunit, producing MVESIISYSIKNKFLILISTFILIVASFWAVKKSSLDALPDLSPPQVIVQVKWPGQSPKTIEDQVSYPLISNLMSLPNIETVRAMSSFQNALIYVIFKDGTDLYDARNRILEQLSQLQGSFPTGVDVAIGPDATGVGWAYEYALKSDTKSLDELKTLQDYYYKFALLGVDGVSEVASVGGFIKNYEITLDQDKLVQYNLSINDVKKALTKNNDEKGGRIILENGFEHMIQAKGFLKNVNDIENITIKTNGSIPLTIKDIAEVNVTSTNRRGMADLNGQGETVGGIIVVRYGENPYDVIKRVKEKIKTLKVDDVKVVETYDRSSLIDKAIYTLKHTLVEESIIVMIVSALFLFHLRSALIIIITLPITVLFTFLLMKAFGLGSNIMSLGGIAIAIGAMVDATIVMVENAHKYLQGKNDISNKKRVEIIVKSAKQVGRPIFFALILVVVSFLPIFALSGQEGRLFSPLAFTKSFAMISGAILSITLVPILMVFFIKGKILDEKRNYLNRFFIALYSPLLKASLKFRYLIVFIFLATLIAVYPAYKKLNWEFMPMMNEQTFMYMPVTPYGIGIDLAKELTQKTDRILKSFPEVATVFGKAGRADTATDPAPLAMIETIVTFKPQEQWREGMTYKKLMEQMDKKLQVAGLINSWTYPIRGRIDMLLTGIRTPLGIKLYGNDHQLLEDTANKIEQILKKYDKTLSVSTDKINSGYYLNIDIKESMLDRYGINKNDILSTISLGVAGSKISTLYKGLERYPISLRFKAEQREDITKLNNLQVKTKLGFQPISMFANLYYEEGPSVIKSEKALNVNFIYITPKNSVSTKEYKDSAQKLLKDLKLPEGFYYEWAGQSEYLESAMNRLIYIIPLTFMIIFILIYFALKNITYTMIIFFTLPFALSGGLFYLDYLNFNISIAVIVGFLALLGVAAETSIVMIVYLHEAMLELKRSNGTFDKKSIAQAIYKGAVLRLRPKLMTLFAILGGLIPIMYINGVGSEVMQRIAAPMIGGMTSSAFLTLIIIPTIFYILALRKKEKIINNDLSY from the coding sequence ATGGTAGAATCAATTATCTCATATAGTATAAAAAATAAATTTTTAATTCTTATTAGTACCTTTATATTAATTGTTGCCTCATTTTGGGCAGTAAAAAAAAGTAGTCTGGATGCGCTTCCAGACCTTTCACCTCCACAAGTTATCGTACAGGTAAAATGGCCCGGACAAAGTCCGAAAACTATAGAAGACCAAGTCTCTTATCCTTTGATTTCAAATCTTATGAGTCTTCCAAATATTGAAACAGTTAGAGCTATGAGCTCTTTTCAAAATGCTTTAATATATGTTATTTTCAAAGATGGAACAGATCTTTATGATGCAAGAAACAGAATATTAGAGCAATTATCGCAGCTGCAAGGAAGTTTTCCCACAGGCGTAGATGTAGCAATAGGTCCCGATGCTACAGGAGTTGGATGGGCTTACGAGTATGCACTAAAATCTGATACAAAATCATTGGATGAGTTAAAAACACTTCAAGATTACTATTATAAATTTGCACTTCTTGGAGTTGACGGAGTTAGTGAAGTAGCTTCTGTGGGTGGATTTATAAAAAATTATGAAATCACTTTAGACCAGGATAAATTAGTTCAATACAATCTTAGTATCAATGATGTAAAAAAGGCATTAACAAAAAACAATGATGAAAAAGGCGGAAGAATCATCTTAGAAAACGGTTTTGAACATATGATTCAAGCAAAAGGTTTTCTAAAAAATGTAAATGATATAGAAAACATTACTATTAAAACAAACGGTTCTATTCCCCTTACCATAAAAGATATTGCCGAAGTTAATGTTACTTCTACAAATAGAAGAGGAATGGCAGATTTAAACGGTCAAGGAGAAACAGTCGGGGGAATTATCGTTGTTAGATACGGTGAAAATCCTTATGATGTTATAAAAAGAGTTAAAGAGAAAATCAAAACACTAAAAGTTGATGATGTCAAAGTTGTAGAAACTTATGATAGAAGCTCTTTAATAGATAAAGCAATCTATACTCTAAAACATACTTTAGTTGAGGAGTCGATAATTGTAATGATTGTATCTGCACTGTTTTTATTTCACCTTAGAAGTGCTTTGATTATAATTATTACTCTACCTATTACCGTACTATTTACTTTTCTTTTGATGAAAGCTTTTGGTTTAGGTTCAAATATTATGAGTCTTGGAGGAATTGCCATTGCAATCGGAGCTATGGTTGACGCAACAATCGTAATGGTAGAAAATGCCCATAAATATCTGCAAGGTAAAAATGATATCTCAAATAAAAAGAGAGTTGAGATTATTGTAAAATCAGCTAAACAAGTGGGACGTCCTATCTTTTTTGCTTTGATTTTAGTTGTTGTCTCTTTTTTACCTATTTTTGCTTTAAGCGGGCAAGAGGGAAGACTCTTTTCTCCCCTTGCTTTTACAAAATCTTTTGCAATGATTTCAGGAGCAATTCTTTCTATTACCTTAGTGCCTATTCTTATGGTCTTTTTTATAAAAGGTAAAATTTTAGATGAGAAGAGAAACTATCTAAATAGATTTTTTATAGCTTTATACTCTCCTTTATTAAAAGCCTCTTTAAAATTTAGATACCTTATCGTTTTTATTTTCTTGGCAACTTTAATAGCAGTTTATCCCGCATATAAAAAACTAAATTGGGAGTTTATGCCAATGATGAATGAACAAACCTTTATGTATATGCCGGTCACTCCATACGGTATAGGTATTGATTTGGCAAAAGAACTTACCCAAAAAACAGATAGAATACTTAAATCTTTTCCTGAAGTTGCTACGGTATTCGGTAAAGCAGGACGTGCAGATACAGCAACAGATCCTGCACCATTGGCCATGATAGAAACCATTGTGACTTTTAAACCACAAGAGCAATGGAGAGAAGGAATGACCTATAAAAAGTTAATGGAGCAGATGGATAAAAAACTTCAAGTTGCAGGTTTAATCAACTCTTGGACTTATCCTATTAGAGGAAGAATAGACATGCTTCTAACAGGTATTAGAACTCCTCTTGGTATAAAACTATATGGAAACGATCATCAACTTTTGGAAGATACGGCAAACAAAATTGAACAGATTTTAAAAAAATATGATAAAACTCTATCAGTATCAACAGATAAAATCAATTCAGGATATTATTTAAATATAGATATAAAAGAGAGTATGCTTGATAGATACGGTATTAATAAAAATGATATTTTATCAACTATCTCTTTAGGTGTTGCTGGAAGTAAGATATCAACTCTTTATAAAGGTTTGGAGAGATACCCTATTTCTCTAAGATTTAAAGCTGAACAAAGAGAAGATATTACAAAACTTAATAATCTTCAAGTTAAAACAAAACTTGGATTTCAACCAATATCAATGTTTGCAAATCTTTATTATGAAGAGGGACCTTCTGTTATAAAATCTGAAAAAGCTTTAAACGTAAACTTTATATATATTACTCCTAAAAACAGTGTTTCTACAAAAGAGTATAAAGATAGTGCCCAAAAACTTTTAAAAGATTTAAAACTTCCCGAAGGCTTCTATTATGAGTGGGCAGGTCAAAGTGAATATTTGGAATCAGCAATGAATAGACTTATATATATAATTCCTTTGACATTTATGATTATATTTATTTTGATATATTTTGCACTTAAAAATATTACCTATACTATGATTATATTTTTTACGCTTCCCTTTGCACTTTCAGGAGGTTTATTTTATCTTGATTATCTAAACTTTAATATCTCCATTGCCGTTATAGTTGGCTTCTTGGCACTCTTAGGAGTTGCTGCTGAAACCTCTATTGTGATGATTGTGTATCTTCATGAAGCTATGCTTGAATTAAAAAGATCTAATGGAACTTTTGATAAAAAAAGTATTGCGCAAGCAATTTATAAAGGGGCTGTTCTAAGACTTAGACCAAAACTAATGACTCTTTTTGCAATTTTAGGAGGGCTAATTCCTATTATGTATATAAACGGTGTGGGAAGTGAGGTTATGCAAAGAATAGCTGCACCGATGATTGGAGGAATGACTTCATCTGCATTCTTAACGCTTATCATTATTCCTACAATATTTTATATTTTAGCTTTGAGAAAAAAAGAGAAAATTATCAACAATGATTTATCCTACTAA
- a CDS encoding TolC family protein, with the protein MLKKYLLLGFLPFYLNAQSIENIVSNALEKNSSLKALESSIDIAKQEIALASKWDNPVISFGANDVQFNDYYVRDKEAMQAQFIGVSQNIPLGDRLDIAKKVAKDDYSISKYNLENSKLELTSNIYEYSYKIKLLEERLSLYNKFKKNVKKIESLLTNFYKYGKAKQKDILNAQILYNELDLKSQQLKTFLDTSYLKLQELTYEKFENLDIDTKIKKVVLSKDISKHPKVLSFSQNSKKYLNVSDLEKEKKIPDLKMSVSYFERSSNFEDYMNVSFSFPLAIYGKENIKATKAKYQSQQVKNQLEDLKVKFLSSIDTLQKNIDDSITTYNIIEKRILPKYSQLQKILENDNSYLKSNIDTSSLIKNENEIIKYKLKAVDEKEKYFTALAKSHYFTRNIK; encoded by the coding sequence ATGCTGAAAAAATATCTTCTACTTGGGTTTCTTCCTTTTTATTTAAATGCCCAATCAATAGAAAATATCGTATCCAATGCTTTAGAGAAAAACAGCTCTCTAAAAGCACTGGAGAGTTCTATAGATATTGCAAAACAAGAAATAGCACTAGCTTCAAAATGGGATAATCCCGTTATCAGCTTTGGAGCAAATGATGTTCAATTTAATGACTATTATGTAAGAGATAAAGAGGCAATGCAAGCTCAGTTTATAGGAGTAAGTCAAAATATTCCCCTAGGAGACAGACTTGATATTGCAAAAAAAGTTGCCAAAGATGACTACTCAATCTCAAAATACAATTTAGAAAACAGCAAACTGGAACTAACTTCAAATATATATGAATACTCTTATAAAATAAAACTTTTAGAAGAGAGGCTCTCTCTTTATAACAAATTTAAAAAAAACGTAAAAAAGATAGAATCACTTCTTACAAACTTTTATAAATACGGCAAAGCTAAACAAAAAGATATACTAAATGCACAAATTCTTTATAATGAACTAGATTTAAAATCTCAACAGTTAAAAACTTTTTTGGATACAAGTTATCTAAAACTTCAAGAGCTGACTTATGAAAAGTTTGAAAATCTTGATATTGATACAAAGATAAAAAAAGTAGTTCTTTCTAAAGATATTTCAAAACATCCTAAAGTTTTATCGTTCTCTCAAAACAGCAAAAAATACTTAAATGTCTCAGATTTGGAAAAAGAGAAAAAAATCCCTGATTTAAAGATGAGTGTCAGCTATTTTGAAAGAAGTTCTAATTTTGAAGATTATATGAACGTAAGTTTCTCTTTCCCCCTTGCAATATACGGAAAAGAGAATATCAAAGCTACAAAAGCAAAATATCAATCACAACAAGTTAAGAATCAATTGGAAGATTTAAAAGTGAAGTTTCTTAGTTCAATAGATACTTTACAAAAAAATATAGATGATTCAATCACCACATATAATATAATAGAAAAAAGAATTCTTCCAAAATATTCCCAACTTCAAAAAATTTTAGAAAACGACAACAGTTATCTAAAATCAAATATCGATACCTCATCATTGATAAAAAATGAAAATGAGATTATCAAATACAAACTCAAAGCAGTAGATGAAAAAGAGAAATATTTTACTGCTTTGGCAAAATCACACTATTTTACAAGGAATATCAAGTGA
- a CDS encoding efflux RND transporter periplasmic adaptor subunit yields MKFILSALILGVTILNAQILEVEQLFNKKLVKVKKEQIGTLKSFYGRLTFDETKIYDIVSRFDGFVTNLDAKEQYQTLKKGEKLFSLYSDEVLSIQQEIQIAKNLNKQLVRSSLNKLKALDINTKVINRIKNSKTVLKDIPFYSPSNSIVLKKEINQGSFVKKGKLLLQLASLDSIWFIASIYQKDLSFIKNNMEANVFLDGFKNPVKTKVDKIYPIVSSDTKSVDVRFVLKNSDLKYFPNMFGKVLLQEKTKEALTLPKTAVLLKGDKKYVFKLLSKTEIEPIEIEAKRVSSNKYKILEGVNEGEEVINNALFLLDSDAVTNGLYSSDDGDW; encoded by the coding sequence GTGAAATTTATTTTAAGTGCCCTAATATTGGGCGTTACAATACTAAATGCTCAGATTCTTGAAGTTGAGCAGTTGTTCAATAAAAAGCTTGTCAAAGTAAAAAAAGAGCAAATAGGCACCTTAAAAAGCTTTTATGGACGTCTAACTTTTGATGAAACAAAAATTTATGATATTGTAAGCAGATTTGACGGTTTTGTCACAAATTTAGATGCAAAAGAACAATATCAAACTTTGAAAAAAGGAGAAAAACTATTCTCACTTTACTCTGATGAAGTTTTATCTATTCAACAAGAGATTCAGATTGCAAAAAATCTAAATAAACAATTAGTTAGAAGCAGTCTTAATAAACTAAAAGCTTTGGATATAAATACTAAAGTAATAAACAGAATAAAAAATTCAAAAACTGTTTTAAAAGATATCCCTTTTTATTCACCATCTAATTCAATAGTTTTAAAAAAAGAGATAAATCAAGGAAGTTTTGTAAAAAAAGGAAAACTTCTTCTTCAACTTGCATCTTTGGACAGTATTTGGTTTATAGCTTCTATTTATCAAAAAGATCTATCTTTTATAAAAAACAATATGGAAGCAAATGTTTTTTTGGACGGATTTAAAAATCCCGTTAAAACTAAAGTTGACAAGATCTACCCAATAGTAAGCAGTGATACAAAAAGTGTAGATGTAAGATTTGTATTAAAAAACAGCGATTTAAAATATTTTCCTAATATGTTTGGAAAAGTGCTGCTGCAAGAAAAAACTAAAGAGGCTTTAACTCTTCCAAAAACAGCCGTTCTTTTAAAAGGTGATAAAAAATATGTCTTTAAACTTCTATCTAAAACAGAAATTGAACCAATAGAGATTGAAGCAAAAAGAGTCTCTTCAAACAAATATAAAATACTTGAAGGAGTAAATGAAGGGGAAGAGGTAATTAACAATGCCCTTTTTCTACTTGATTCAGATGCCGTTACAAACGGTCTTTATAGTTCTGATGACGGAGACTGGTAG
- a CDS encoding FixH family protein — MKLLKVVSILLFSCIILNAQPLDVKSKKDGYEVQLQSEKSLVMGNNTFIVTLQKEGKVLNDAKVKAKFFMPEMPGMPYMEQEAKAKFVDGKYKFLINFSMGGTWQYHLMFKTADGKVHKIRASVNL, encoded by the coding sequence ATGAAATTATTAAAAGTAGTTTCAATCTTGCTTTTCTCTTGCATTATCTTAAATGCTCAACCCCTTGATGTGAAAAGTAAAAAAGATGGATATGAAGTACAACTTCAATCTGAAAAATCGTTGGTTATGGGTAACAATACTTTTATTGTAACACTTCAAAAAGAGGGAAAAGTTTTAAATGATGCTAAAGTAAAAGCAAAGTTTTTTATGCCTGAAATGCCCGGTATGCCATATATGGAACAAGAGGCAAAAGCAAAATTCGTTGACGGAAAATACAAATTTCTTATCAACTTCTCTATGGGTGGAACTTGGCAATATCATCTAATGTTTAAAACTGCCGACGGTAAAGTTCATAAAATAAGAGCAAGCGTAAACTTATAA